The Clostridium sp. DL-VIII DNA window TTAAAGAGTACAAATATATTACATATCAACAAAAAAATATTTTTAGCAACAAAAATGAATACTATATTAACAGGCAACAAGGCAGCACAATTGATATGAAAATATTAATAGAAGTTTTATAGTCAAAAAATATAAAGATAAAATAGACAAGCTTTTAATTAATAACAATGAAATCTTTATATAGATTAAGTGATGATGGAGCGAACATAATTATTATAGTATAAAGAATAAATTATGTGTAGAAAATATCTCCCATCAATAAATGATAAGTTGACAATATTGTGAGTATATTAGGCATGCACACTTCGCTAGAATAAGTCGTTGTCCCGAGAATGTCCAAGCTAAAATATTTATGGCCATGAATTTTTATGGTCTTTTTGTGGTTATAAAGATTTTGAGAAATGAAGGTTTATTCCTTAATTTCAGCTGGGACACTTCGGGAAACGTTATTTAGCAAAATGTACATGCCTTCTTTGTGGTAATGGGTTTTTCTGGTGCAGATTATAGAGAAGGTGTTATTATAGTTTTTGGTGTATTGTAATACTGGAGATAATGCTGCATGCCCAGATAAGAGTTTTTGTTGAAATGTGAGAATGGGGAGAGAAAGTTAATGTTTTTATTTTCAAAGAGGATACTTTAAATGTATTTCTAAATTCCAACTCCAGAAAGAGTCAATACGTAATAGCCACGGAGCTCTGCCCCTTGCTATTACATTGACACTTTCTTAAGAGAATGTTTTAAGTGTAGTGATTGTATTAAAGGCTGCGCCTTAAATCCAATGAACAATTGAAAGTTTACTAAATAGAGAATTAGTATAAATATTATAGAGAGAACCTGTTTGGTGTATTAAATGATTTATGGAGAAGTGATGCATACGCATAGGGAAAAGGGCGCCTTGGACTTGCCCTCACCAAGATAGAGATAAGGTTTGATTGGTGAGGGCAGGTCCACAATGTACATGCTTACCTGCTAGTCCTTTTTAGTAAAGGCGTTCTTTCCGCTTAAGAAATCCAATCACTAAAAATAATAGAAATAAATATTTAAGAAGAAATTATTTTTAGTGATACGATTTCTTGCGCTTCAATAACACTCATTACTAATAAGGACAGGCAGAAAAGCAAGCACATTGACGGCGCCCTGTGGAATAAAAGTTTTTTTAATAGTAGTTATAATGAGAGTAGAGTAGATTAGACAGAGTAAATTAAAATAAGAAATTGTTCTTTGAAAACTAAATAATATGTTATTTACAAAATGTGTTATAATATGTTCTGATAGTAGTTTTTGATAAAACAAGACAGATTTTTGTTTATAGTAGATAAAGGGAGTATTTTAAATGGGATGTATTAATATTAAGCGAATTTGGTCAGATGAAACCATGATTGAACTTGAATTTTCAGCCAATAATGCAAATATTTATTCACAATTAAATTTCTTTGTAACTGAAAATGAATTATTAGAAATTTATTAACTGAGGATCGTGCAAGTGTTCAAGGAATAGCTTTTAGAAACTAGTGTAATAATATTATAATTTTCAAGTCGCTGGTAGTGAAAATAAGAGGTGAAATATGATGGAGTATATAAAAGCACATAAATATTCATCTAATCACAGAAATCAATTGTTAAGAGATAAAAAATGTGGTTGCTTTTATTGTTTAAAAATTTTTAGTCCAAAAGAAATTGTAGATTGGGTTGAGGATATTGGTGGTACAGGTATTTGTCCGTATTGTGGTACAGATTCTATAATTAGCGAAAGTTCAGGATATCAAATAACAAAAGAATTCCTAATAGAGATGAAAAACTATTGGTTTAATAAAAACAATAATGAATAATATATTTAATATAGTACATTATCTTAAAGAAAGTCTGATATTTACATAATAGTTATAATTTAAAAAAGATAAATTTTGATTTATAAGGAAGGTGAATCATGAAAATATTTTTACGTATGCACCCAAAGAATCGTTTATCCTCTGTACAACCAAAAAATTAATTTTGTACAGAGGAGTGTATATTAAATGAATAGATTAAATAAGCCAGTTATTACGAAAGAAACAATCAAAGCAATGGAGGACATGTCATTTTTTACCCATGCTATGATTTTTGACGATTTACTAATTGTTGCACAAAAAGAAACAAATTGCTTTGTATTAAAGACAAGTGATGGGCTAATAGTAATAGATGCTATTTGGCCAGCAAAGGAAGCTTTTGATGCAATAGTAGCTGCGATTAAAGATGTAGGTTGGAATCCTTATACTATAAAAAAGCTGGTTTTAACTCATGGACATGTTGATCATACAGGCTGTGGAAAATGGTTTGTTGAGAAATACCATGCTTACACATATCTTTCTAAAATAGATGATATTTTTTGGGAGGAACATCCTACTAAGCCTGATAGACCAGAAACGTGGAAAGATTATAAAATTGATGTTTATGTTCAAGATGGTGATACCATAATATTGGGTGATAAAACAATATATGTTTATGGTACTCCTGGTCATACTCCAGGAGGATTAAGCTATATATTCCCTGTAAAAGATGATGGTGAAATCCACATGGCAGCATTATGGGGGGCTACAACTCCACCATGGACAAAAGATGAAGTACAACAATATCTTAAGTCCTTAGATTATTTTATTAGTGAAGCAATTAGTAAAAAAGTAGATGTGGCTTTAAGTAATCATACAGCTATAGATAATGGTTTGGAGCGTATTATGTATTCAAAAGTAAGAATGGATTATATGCCTAATATTTATATTATTGGACAAGATGGATTTCAAAAATATTGTCAGGTGTTTAGGACATTGAGTTATGATCTGTTGGAAAGATTATAAGTATAACACCAGGTCAAGAAAGTTCAATTTTGCCATATTGCTGTCACAAATCTCTTGCAATATATAAACACAAAGTAGTTAAACATTATTTATCCCCTATTAAATAAATATTAACCAGTATTCAGAATGGTCTATTCACAATAATAGATCATTCTTTTTTTATTATAATAAAGTTAAATCAATGTATAATTTTTATATATGTAAGTAAAGCAATATGATAACTACAAAGTTGCAATTGAAAATATTAAGTTATACAATAAAAAAATAAATATTGAAGAAAAAATTAGAGTAATTGTACAGTTATAGCATGTTTTATTATTGGAAGAGTTGGGGGAAGATTAGATTGAAAGGTATTTGTACATTAGAACAATTACAAGATGAAGCTAGAGCGGATTTGGGATACAGAAATGCAAATAAGGTTCCATTTCTTAAGACTAATGTTTATAAGGTAAGAAAGAGGATGGAAAAGAATAAGTCAGGAGGTTCAAAAGTAAAAGAATATGTATGGAATCACAATTTGAGGAAAAAAAATTTATCTTCATTAATCAGAGAGATCTATGATTGTGAAGAGCATTGCTTTTTGTATAAAATCTTTGGAATAGAGCAAACCAAGTTAAAACTTGAAATTTCATTTGCTGGAGTAAAGTTGCCTAAAGAAGCATACAGTGCTTCTTTTAGTGATTATCTTGAAGTTGAAAATTTGAAATTGCTTTCTTCAGTTGAAGATTTTGAAATAGTAATACAACCCGATTCTATTGATGAGCCTGTAAATATTGCGAGAGAATGTAATATGATAGGCGATATTATTACAATAGATCATTTTGCACCTGGAATCTTTTTTAAATGTGACTTTGATTATGTACCCAATATAGATGGTTGGACTATTATTGAGTTTTCAGAACGAACATTAGAGTGCAATGCATATGGATTACCAATAGACAATGATTATCCCATGTGGGTAGAATATTTGCTTACAAGTTATGTTATGTACAACATTGGAAATGAAAGATTGGCTTTTTTTTCTGCTTTTGCGGCACTAGACCAATATATAGAAATGCTATATGCAAATCTAGAAACTGCGTATTATAACTTACTGCCAAGAATAGGAAATGCTGAAGTATTTGATAAATACTGTGATAAAATTGAAAGATATCAAAATATGAATAGGCGAATTATAGATGAGAAATTTAAAGATGTAATACACGAATGTGTTGTAGATTTTGAGAAATATGGTTATTTGTATAATAAGCTATATGACTATGAGAAAATGCGGAACAAAGTTGCTCATTGCGAAGAAGGGTATTCAGATGGTAATTATTTAGATTTAGTGTTTGTTATTATTGAGATTATTTATTTGACAGGGACAGGAACAGAATTAGTAGATAATATTTTTGAGATATATGAGTAAGAGCACCTTCGGGTGTTTTTTTAATATCTATGGATTTTGTGTCTTTAAAACCAATTATATCAATAGTTAAGAGGCTGTTGGCTTATAAAAATATGATTAGGAATGAGCATGCGCAGCCACTTTGTTCTCTATAGAGCTAGATAATTTATGGTATATGGAAGTGCCAAAAAGGAAATTTTAAACAAGCTCCATTAATAAAAATAATTTCAATAAATGGATATAGCGTTGAATAAAGAAAAGTTGGATTTTAAGATTATAGTAATGGAACTTATCTAAAATAATGTTTTTTGGGAGAGCAATTATACCAATAGAAAATAAATATTGTAAAGGGGAAATTCGCTGCGCTCACCCCTGTACAATATTTATTTTCTATGGAGCTTAAGTATTTGCTAAAAAAACAACATAAGCTTGTCCTATAATTTTAGCAGTTAATTCTGTAGTTTGTGGAATATTAAAAGAAATAAAATAATCCTGGAGAGGACCTCTCCAGGATTATTTTATTTCAATTTCAAGCTGCATTGGTCTTGTATCAAGATAATGTTCATATTCTATTTTATAGTATATGATTAACTTTCTTCTGCCCTCATATGGTAGTGTATTTACAAGTGAATCAAATTGAGCTTTTGATACAAAGCCTTTTTCTTTTATAAGCCATGTTGCAAATGTCATTAGATTTAATCCTTTCATATAGAAACTTTTAGAAGGGGATAGAGATGCGTATTTCTCTAATCCCATTCAGTCTGTAGGTAATTTATAAAGTATTGATATTTTTCGTGATAATATAAATCAGTTCTTTTAGATTCTTCTTTTGATAAAATAGAAAGCCATTCTTTATAGTGTCCGTAGGAATTAAAAGCTTCTTTAGTAGTAAGCCATTTTGTAAATGTGAAGTTTCTCATATTTTTTCAAAGCCTCTCTTAACCTTATATTATAATTATTGCCAATTACGCGAACAAATATTCGTATGCGTTTGTACTTATTTGTATATATTTTTTAACTATTTAAGTATAAGAAATTTGATTGTTGGCTAGAATATTTTACAGATAAGGAGTGGAATAATAATGGAAAATAGAAATAGAATAAAAAAAGAAAAACCACCAACAAAGCAACTTCATGTGGAATGTGAAATCAAGTTATATGAAGACTTTGAGGCGTATTGTCATAGGAATGGAAAAGATGTTAGTAAAGCGATAAGAGGGTATATGAAACTATGTATTGGAGAATAAATTATAAATAATGAAAGTACCTGAAAAGGTGCTTTTTTTGTACATAAATAATGTCTAAAATTTATGTAAGTGGGCATAATAAAAATATGGTAGGAGAGGAACTAAAAAGAAAAGGTGGCCATAAAAGTGGAAAAGAGAAAATATGAATCAAAAACATTAATAGCAGAGTACAGATATTTAAGCGAAAATAAAGAATTCAGATTTTCTGAAACAGCGTATAGACTAAAGAATGGATCAATAATTATTGAGTATAATGGTGAGCCATTAAGTCTTTATGGATTGAAATTAAGTTATAACAAGAATATAGCAAGAAAAGGAATATTCAGTGTTACAAGTGATGATTATGAATTTTGGAAGTCATTTAGAGGCAAAATTGAGGGTAACAGTTTTGTAGATTATGAAGCTGAAAGAAATGAAGATATAGAAAAAGCCAGGGAAGAATATTATAAACAAGTAAATGCAGAACATGAAAATATATTAGAAAGTTTATCATGCGAGGAGCTGTCATACTAAATACATAAGGGGAGAAATCCCCTATATATAAAGAGATAATAAGGACAAGCACTTAGCACTAGGAACCTATGATTAAAGAAAATAATATAAGCTATATTCTTAAAGGTTCAACCGATAAATTAAAAACAGCATGTCCAATCAAGCGGTATAATATCAATTTTTTAGAATTTAAGAATATTAGAACCTAGGAATATAAGAATTTGCTTGTAAAATGCGGGATAAGAGATTAGGCATACAAATTTAATCATGATTTTAATGTTATGTTACAGTATAAAACATATATCAATAATAGCAGCCGCTAAATTCTAAAGCTGTAAATAAATTATTGGAGTGTGTTGTAAAAATGATTAGAAATGAAATTAAACTTAATTCAGAAGAAGTAGAGTGCTTTGATAAAAAGCAGATTGCTTTAGCAATTAGAAATTCTACTTTTAATGATGAACTTCAATGTTCTTTAATTACGGAAGGGATACTTAATAAATGTGAAGGATGTTCTCTAAAATATATTTGTGATGGAATAGATCAAGTTGTTGATAATTATGTGGAGAAAACTACAGAGGTTGTGAATAATTTTAATTTTGAGTAGGTAAATGAAATATTGTATTATAAATAAAGATAACAGCTCCAATGATTAAGCTTAGAGCTGTTAGACTTTTAAGCTTAATAATAGAATGAAATATTATTAAGTATTTTCATTAAAATGTTTTTCTTTTTTTGAATAGCAGTAGAGTAACACATATTTTTAAAATAAGCATATTCTTTTACAGTGTAATTTTTGTAAAATACAAAATCTATAAGTTCAAGTTCCTCTTCGTTTAAATTCTTAAGGGCTAATTGTAAATCTTCATAATCACACATTTCACATAATGAAGTTTCAGTTGAGAGTTCAAGTTCGGGAAAATTATTTTCCACATCATCATGTAGGCTTAATGCATTACTACCTTCAGTAGATCTTCTAGTTTTAGTTCTTTTTATTAAATCACTCATATTATTTTTAATAGCATTAGTAGCATAGGCAACAAATCTATGTTTTTCTGAATTGTACATAGAAACTGATTTGAAGAGTGAATGGTAGCATTCCTGTATAATATCATTAGCATTATATCCATCAATGAAAGTCCTTTTAGAAATATTATAAATAAAAGGTTTAAACTCATAAGCTAATTTTTCTTTTGCTTCTTCATCATTGTTATTACATCTGGTAACTAAAGTTTCGACATAATCAAAATCCATATAAACCTCCATCTTCAATATAAGAGTTATGAATTAAAGTAATTATTTTACATATATTGTGTTTTGTATTAAATTTACCTCTATATATAGTATATATGGCTAGATTACATATAACTTATATATGATTATAAAAATAATTAGATTTATGTTGTTACTTATGTTTTTGATATTGAAGTTCTTGGTTGCAGCATAGCTGCTTTTTTCATAAGTGTATAACTTATATGAAAAGTAAAAGAAATTAGAAATTATGGAGAGGATGGTGTAAAAAATGAGTGATTTTATAATAGCTGTCGGTCATACTGCTAGTGGGAATGTTGGATGTGGAGTTGTTGATAGGCTTGATGAGAGCAATTGTACCAGAGTTATAGGGGCTTTAGTTGTAGAGTATTTGCAGCAGAGAGGACATGAGGTTAATTTACTTAGAATTGATAAGAGTAATAGTTATAACTGTGAAGATTGTTATGAAAGAGCAAATCAAGCTAATGAAATAGCAAAGACACAAGATATAAAACTTTATGTTGAGATTCATATTAATGCAGGGGGAGGTAGTGGCCCTGAAGTATTAGTATTTGGAAAATCAGAAGTAGCTAATCAATATGCTGCTAAAGTATGCAATGAATTATCAAGTACTCTGAATTTACCTAATAGAGGAGTAAAAATAAGAAACTTAATTGTTCTTAATAAAACTATTATGCCTGCAATTTTGGTTGAATGTTTGTTTGCTGATAGTGATGATGCAAACAACTATGATCCAGATATTATTGCAAGAGCTATTGTTTGTGGCTTAGTTGAAGATGAGGTTTCTGGTAATGAAGAATGGAAGAACGGAAGAACGGATGGAATAATAATGATATTGGTTGGTGGTTTTGCACAAGTGTTGATAATAAATGTTATTATACAGCAAAAGATGGATGGCAGGAGATAGATGGAGAGTGGTATATTTTTGATGATAGGGGATATGCTTTGCAGAATTACTGGTACCAGGATAAAAACAATAATGTCTGGTATTACTTAAATGAAAATTGCAAGATGGTTATGGGCAGTAAAGAAAAGCCGCTTTGGAAGTGTATTAATGGGAAATGTTATGCTTTTGATGAACATGGAAGATGGATAAAATGATATATTGATTTTAGAAAGAGATAAACAGCTTGATTTTTAGATTTAGTATATCTTGTTTAAGATAATCATTAAAATGCTCTAATAATAAATGTTTAAAATATCATCTATAGAAAATTCATAATTATTAAAGAATGCTCATGTCGATAATTCTCTGGATCTAGGAGTTCGTGGATTTGAATTTTACTGTATTTTATAGCCTCTTCGGAG harbors:
- a CDS encoding sigma-70 family RNA polymerase sigma factor; this translates as MDFDYVETLVTRCNNNDEEAKEKLAYEFKPFIYNISKRTFIDGYNANDIIQECYHSLFKSVSMYNSEKHRFVAYATNAIKNNMSDLIKRTKTRRSTEGSNALSLHDDVENNFPELELSTETSLCEMCDYEDLQLALKNLNEEELELIDFVFYKNYTVKEYAYFKNMCYSTAIQKKKNILMKILNNISFYY
- a CDS encoding MBL fold metallo-hydrolase: MNRLNKPVITKETIKAMEDMSFFTHAMIFDDLLIVAQKETNCFVLKTSDGLIVIDAIWPAKEAFDAIVAAIKDVGWNPYTIKKLVLTHGHVDHTGCGKWFVEKYHAYTYLSKIDDIFWEEHPTKPDRPETWKDYKIDVYVQDGDTIILGDKTIYVYGTPGHTPGGLSYIFPVKDDGEIHMAALWGATTPPWTKDEVQQYLKSLDYFISEAISKKVDVALSNHTAIDNGLERIMYSKVRMDYMPNIYIIGQDGFQKYCQVFRTLSYDLLERL
- a CDS encoding N-acetylmuramoyl-L-alanine amidase, giving the protein MSDFIIAVGHTASGNVGCGVVDRLDESNCTRVIGALVVEYLQQRGHEVNLLRIDKSNSYNCEDCYERANQANEIAKTQDIKLYVEIHINAGGGSGPEVLVFGKSEVANQYAAKVCNELSSTLNLPNRGVKIRNLIVLNKTIMPAILVECLFADSDDANNYDPDIIARAIVCGLVEDEVSGNEEWKNGRTDGIIMILVGGFAQVLIINVIIQQKMDGRR